ttttccgcttgtgcttctacttttttttctccaaagctTGTAACATATATTTCTTgagtaaaatcatcaaaataaaaaataaatcaaagatttATTGTATTGAAAGAATGAGGGCAAACAATGGCTATTGATTTTGCACGATGACTAATTCAACCCACATTTTCCTTCCTAAATTTTTTTGCCTTCCTGTCACGCGTGCCCTTTTTGACTTCAGACACCCACGCAACGCTGCAGCCCCTTGTAGACCTGTGGGACGGCCAATACGCGGTCACAATGTTGGTGTCCGACTCTGGAAAGCCGACCCTCAGCTCGTACGCTCAAATCAACGTCACGGTGTGTCTCTGCGACTCGTTTGGAGACTGCAAGTCTGAGGCGGGGGCGGTTTTCGGCTCCAGTATGGGGATCAGCTTCATCGCGCTTATTATCATCATGGCCACTTTTGGTCTCCTTCTATGTAAGTCACACTTTCAACCTGTCATTCAATGCGACCTTCTGGCAATACTTGAAAAGGAGGATTTCAAATTACATTAATAGTGTCCCATGTgtcaaaagtggaagaaaaagttttttatttttgtttggaaaaaattactcaaaaaaaaaaaaaataaagtttatacAGCTCATCgtatgatgataatgatattttttacagtgttgctCCTCTTAGCTGTGGCGGTAAGCTCTTGTGGCAGACGACATCATATCAAGAAAGGAAGCAGTCTGCTTGTGGGGGATTCGGAGGACGACATCAGGGACAATGTTCTCAACTACAATGAACAAGGAGGGGGTGAGGAAGACGAGGTAAGTCAGCTTCATCATCCGTTATTTAATATTAGTAGCATAATATACATATTGTATATCGTTGCTGtctatgaaaaacacttatgtccatttttgtaatttaaaaaaaaaacatttttacgtttatgggatgaaactgaatgcagacatcccgaaacgttttcaaaaatggacgcaagtgtttttcacaggacagtgacCGTTAAAACAAACATCCCTGGAAGCATTTCATTAGCATACAGATTTAATTcttcaaccaaaacaaaaatgttgggccactgagttaaaaaaaaatggctgtagTTTTTGagatattgatatttttgacaatttattgaTAATTAATGCATTTTGACGGtttatgaaataattttttttttttgcatttgtaatatagcctaaCTTTCTgaatttgtgtttgcttttcacGTGAAACATGATTTTTGCATATAGAAGACTCTCTGCAGTTCAATGATCTCAGTTCTTCCGTGATATCACATCAAAAATGGAAGCCGCAGGTGCGTCATTGACGGATAAGGATTTGACGAGACCCAGCACAGTTAATTTACTATAAAATCacataaaatatgtattatttattattatttactattatctACCATTCTTTCTACAATCAGTCCCAAAAGATGATTTTTGGTCGCACCACAAAATATTTCCTACTTAAAGTTattaggctaacaattagccatctaaacaaaacaagctagcctAACCACACAATCTCCAAATATGACTAAAATGTTAACTTTCTTACAGTTATGAGACAAACCCGATATCTGCTCCCATGTGTCCTTGACTGCCTTGTGGATGATACAAACTCCTGTCTTTAAatatctttcaaaataaaagtcccaaattGGTTATTTCTTTTCAGTCGCACCACATGCCGAGTCATAAAATGGGCGCCATCGGACAAACTTGCTCGTCAATGACCCAGATACAGCCCGATCAAAGTCGTAGGCTCGTAGCATAAAGAGAATACCAATATCATAACTTTGATATCAAAAAGCTCAAAGTCACATTCCTGTAGGAATGAGGGTCGTACgacgaaaaaaaaagatttactgtCTTTTGCAGAACGCCTTCAACATCGACCTGTTGTGGAATCCTCTTGATGCCCCCCTGACCCCCATGCCGTACTACCCGGTTCGAGGCAAGCAGCCCGTCAGGAAGGACGCGCCACATAACCTGCCGTCTCCCGCCTACCCTCGGAGGCCCCCAGCAGATCCTTCTGATATCGAGGACTACATCAGTGATGTAAGATGCTTCTGTGGACTGAGCAAAATGTACAAATGGTCCTTTTTTATGAGCATGAAAATtcttttttcgggggggggggggggtgaatagGTTCTTCAGGAGCCAAAATAACCAATAGGTTTAGGAATAGAAAACTTCAAATTGAACAAAATAGTAATATTTGACATCTCTGTGTTGTTTACATATACGCCTAATAAACCTAAAGTTTGTCTTTGTCGATCACTTTTCACAGTGTTATTTCAAAAGCTAAAGGCTAACAGCTAAAGCTTATAAATACATACTCGAAAAGTTCGTAGCtacatcattatttttcattggctgtcaactaggggtgggaatctttgaatgtctcatgattcgattcagatttttgggtgtgtgattcTATCTATAGATATTCAAGgtatcgtcatgatctactccagtctgactcgctaatgctaattagcgcgctactcgtggcacttttatcactcaaaagaacggctccaccctgaaaaacaaaacaaaaaaactttattggaataacttgatcgtggctttttccttttactctctaatgtggctacaacttaactgtgTAATAGACCGcctggaaccacactgcccctaagtggccaaatcgggtacaacgtgaacagcgctcccaataaagggaagacagtataaaataattgaaataaccATTCCAGGGTGTGATAAAGTCATCCGTGATTAGCTCCAACTCATCCGCAACCCTAATGTGGGCAATCATAGGAAACAAACGAGTGGATGTTGAACTAAAGCCCACTTTGTCATGTTGGCAACTTAACACatcattttgtactttgtatggAGCATTTCCGCTTCCCTGAGAATGTGTTAAGACTTGTGCATAAAGGCCATGTTTTATTGCTGCCCTCAGGGTCTGGAGGCTGCGGATAAGGATCCCAACGTGCCGCCGTATGACACGGCCCTGATCTACGACTACGAGGGCGAGGGCTCACTGGCAGGCAGCCTCAGCTCCATCGCGTCGAGCAGCTCAGATGAGGACCAGGACCAGGACTACGACTACCTCAACGACTGGGGACCACGCTTTCAGAAACTGGCCAACATGTATGACCCACGTTAGGCGGGAAGGTGACCTTTTTACGGGATGTGTGGTATGATTCAACATCAGCGAGTAAAACACgtcatgcttttaaatgtttgactGGACAAAGATGAGATATTATCCATCACTGTGTGCCAAAAGGAGCCATACTGGACCACTGGTCttaaacagagtgtgtgagataAGAGTTATTTGTGAATGTTTGGATACAACTACACAGTTAAACACGATGGACTTGTTAAAACCGTGCAAGTGTgctcaggaaaaaaacatgttgaaatgttaGTCCATGATGGATTTGATTTTTCCCCAGACTGGGATTGCCTGGgatgtaatttgtttttatattattttataagaTGGATTTGAATTGTTTATGTTCTTTGTTTTGATCATAACCCCTCCATTCCAGCATGTTACACCTTTAACACAAACAATTACCCAACAAAACAGATGCACAATATCCCTGGTGAGTTAGTTCTGATAGgccaacaatatttttttgtatacagaATGAAAACATTGAAGAATAAAGCAGGTTTACCCTAATTATTTCATTCATATAATAGAACAAGAAATATGCCTAGCCTAGTTATTTTTCTCATGTTATTTAATAGTCAAGTAACCCGACTCACAATTTAGGATGTAGTTAGTCCATCTACTGTATTTGTAAAGTtgtcaaaatgtggaaaaagttccAGGAGTATGAACACGTTTTcgagcgccatctagtggtgaactcgCTAAATTCAGTGATTCGGGCTCTTGCCGCTTGTTTCCCTCGgctttgctctcgctagcttctcccgctagcagTTCCAGCTAGTTTttgctagctgctcttgttagccgctccagcgagTTCTTGCTAGCGACTGCCTGCTCGTGCACTCCAAATAATACACAATTAGTAAAGAATTGATGGTAGCCTGCGTCAAAATTATTGAATTGTATTAGTCCACCACTGGGTAGCACTAAATACACCGTCcgtttaaagaaaatattgctTGTTGCCAGTAGAACTCAAAACATAACTTTGAGTGCAGTTGAAGCATGAGCCAAGGAAGCAATGTTAATAATTTTATCTTTTATCATGTTAATAAACACAAGTGGACAGAAGACGGACGACTTTACCACCACCTAGTGGTGCTCCCTTTACTAAGTCCTCTTTCTGAAAATCAAATCAACCATAATGACAATCAATTATTGCAATTCTTCCGTTCAttacaattcattttatttccaaACCACAAAACACAGAAGTGCAGACATCCTCCAAAAAGGCTAGAATAATGTCCACAGAAAGCATTTGAGCATGTAGCCCGAAACAACTTCCAAAAGCATTGCATTGAAAAGTTGTATTAAGGTTTTCAAGATTTCAACAAAACCCACAGaagcgttttttttctcccgccATTTTGACACATTTAATAGTTGGTTACACAAACCTGATGAGATCTTCTCTGACTTGCAACGGCTATTTAATCAAAATGTCCACTTCAACTCTTCAGAATCATGAATCATTTGCACAGCAACTTCTTCACTCAacgattaaataaaaaaataacgcaGCGGCTTAGCAACGAGTCTGACGTCTACTTCAGACCATCTCCGGATTCACGTCGTCTTCGCCGCGTCTCCGTGAAGGCGGCTGTGGCTCGTCTTCGCCCGTGTCTTGCTTGTCCCTCTGCGCTTCCACCCAGCTCTGCGGGACAATCATCTTTTTCGGCCCGTGGGGCGGAGGACCCAGCAAAGCCTCTATGTCGTCGTAGTTCACCACCTCGCGCTCTAACAGAGCGTTGGCCAACTGCAAAGAATCCATTGTGGCGAaaattttaatgtaaacaaagtgcagACATGTAGAGACGGTAGAGTACAAAGACAGGAGAGCACACCAATGTCAACTTGTCTCTGTTGTCTATGAGCAGCTTCTCTGTATGACGATAAGCACGGGCGATCAACAGCTTAGCCTCCTAAAAGCACAAATACAGTAATTCATGTTAATAAATTGCATAAAATGACACGGAATTCccggataaaaataaataaattgagagCTCTAATGAAGTCAACAGGAAGTAATAATTGTGACCCTACGTGGTCCATCTGCTGCTGGAGTCCTTGGCTGAAAGGTCGGCGCCCAATAGCGCCCTTCTCCTCAGTTTCGGGGAACGACACCTGGCCGACACTGTGACACATGCCGTACTGCTTCACCATCGAGTAGGCCACGCGGGTCACCTTGCGCAGGTCATTCTGAGCTCCTGCGGATGCCAAAAGTACATCAAGATTTGCGCGCGTGCAAATTATTAGCAACATAAAAGTGTCATCTTTTGGGATCACAGTAAAACTCGGTTctacaaaaagaaataattaactgaatttcaattaaggtttttaagtgattgacaggtgatctCGGCTCTCTCGAATGTCTCTCttgattttctctctctctctcggctctctctccccctctctcgtGTCTCTCTCACGGTTCTCTCTCGATTCTTTCTCAGTTATCTCGGCTCTCCCAGTTCTTTatttccccctctctctctctctctctcagttaTCTCTGCTCTCacagttctctctctctctgtgttcTCTCCCcgttctctctctttttctctctctctgatctctctccccctctttcGTATCTCTCTCACAGTTCTCTTGGTTCTCTCTGTTTTTTCTCTGTTCTCTCTCTCAATTCTTTCTCAGTTATCTCGGCTCTCTCGGTTATTTCTCTCTCAGATCTCTCTCATTCTAATCTCTCTATCTCTCggctctctctccccctctttAGTTCTCTCTCACAGGTCTCTtggttctctctctctgttttttCTCTGTTCTCTCTCTCAATTCTTTCTCAGTTATCTCGGCTCTTTCTCTCACAGATCTCTTTCATTCGGTTCTCTCTATCTCTCggctctctctccccctctttcGTATCTCTCTCACAGTTCTCTtggttctctctctctgtttttttctctgttctctctctctctctctctctctctgttctcTCTCAATTCTTTCTCAGTTATCTCGGCTCTCTCGGTTCTTTCTCTCTCAGGTCTCTCTCATTCGGTTCTCTCTATATCTCGGGTCTATCTCTCGGCtctctaataaataaatttcctcCCAAAAATGCTACTTCATGCCTTTTTGACTGGTGTGACTTGAACTCTGAAGTGAcattaaggtaaaaaaatatatggtaCTTACCCTGTGCCTAATAAGTGCAAAAACAATTGTCTATTTTAATACTTTTCcattcataatttttatttgaattatttttaacctgtgttgtttttaacatCGCTACAACTTCATTCAAGTCTATGTGAGCTATTGGAAGTGTTCGTGAGTTTCCCCATCGGAACAAGTCAAGACTCCATTTTGACAGGTGGCGTTTACCTGTCGTAACCTTGTTGAAGACGACGGCTTCTGCAGCCCTCCCTCCCAAAGCCATGCACATGCGCTCAAACAGCTGCTCCTCGGTGAACAGGTACTGGTCGCGAGGCAAGATCTGGGCGAATCCCAGGGCCGAATTGGTCCGAGGCGCAATGGACACCTGAAGCAGAAATCACTTTTGTCTTATATATTGGACCTGCTGAACAATTAAGAAACAAGTATTCTTTCTACTCAATGCAAATAAtgacgtgcttttttttttttttttttaccttcatgACAGCCTCTGTGTGCTCAAGCAGCCATCCGACTAACGCATGTCCCGATTCGTGGAAGGCAACCACCCTCTGCTCCTCCTTGGAGAGGATCTTACTCTTCTTTACACTtcctaaaaacacacatttgtcaaTTATAATCAACTTTTCCCATATTACAAGAGCAAGTTAGAGACTGTATAAAcaacggacggacggacagacgaaCAAAGGCAAGTTGATTTCACTCCACCTGCTATGACTCTCTCCACTGCATACTCAAAGTTGAACGTGTGGATTGACTTGTGTCCCTCTCTGGCAGCATGCAGAGCAGCCTCGTTGCATATGTTGGCGATATCGGCGCCTGTTGACAGCGAGGCAATTATTAACATGTACCGAGAAGTTGCTAGACGCTAGGAATGTTTTTGCATGCGTACCACTGAAGCCAGGAGTGAGCTCAGCCAGGCGCAAGGAGTAGAACGTGGTTGGCTGAGTAAGCTTCAGGATCTTCAGATGTTGCTCAAAGATTTCCATCCTTTCCTgagggatttatttttaaatttagcctccaggatctttttttttttttttgaacaaccGGCCATCTAACTTCCCGTAAGATTCAACAAGTGTGCCGCGGGTCACCTGCAAGGTTGGAAAATCGATGAAAATGTGCCGGTCCAATCTGCCAGGTCTCATCAGAGCGTTGTCCAAAATGTCTGCTCTGTTTGTGGAGGCCAGGACAATCACATGGTCAGTTGTTCCCATTCCTgtagaagaaggaaaaaaaacgttttaaaggACAAGTCAACTcccccattttaaaaaaaaaaaaaagttctatgcagccccactagtctaaacatggcattctggttaatactgcattagtggaatattagttaaggagcaaaatccagccgtttttatccatttcagggggcggccattttgccacttgctgtcgactgaaaatgacatcacagtttctcattgctcaggtagcaaccaatcacagcgcagaaaacaggtgagctgtgattactgagcaacattgatgtcatcttcagtcgacagcaagtggcaaaatggccgccccctgtggtggataaaaacagctggattttgcttcataaatcatattccacaaaatgtaatattaatcagaatgttatgtttagactagtgaggtcacatataacatattattgtcaagaaatgtttaacgttgGCTTTCACTTTAAATAATTCCTCTGGCAAGAATATAAGCTTTTGATAGTGAAAAAATGCTCTGACATGCAAATTGGAACCCACCGTCCatctcaaccagcagctggtTGAGGGTCTGCTCCTCCTCAGTATTGGAGAAGCCGGACATGTTGGTGGAGCGCTTCTTTCCAACAGCATCAATCTCATCAATGTAGACAATGCAGGGCGCCCGGCCACGAGCCTCCTTGAACAGGCTCCTCACCCTGGCCGCACCCAGACCTAGAAACAACATTTACATTGATTTTAGTTACGATTAGTGATagaccaaaatgttttttaaggcCGATacagataccgattattagttgtcaaggagaccgataaccggTATTACAAGCCGATATTcgtttgcagtaaaagagaaaatattggcgtcaaataaaaaaaactaacattttcttttaattttaaacatataaataattgacagctttgttttaaaattataacaaaaattgcagagaGTTTCTAAGGTCTtctaagctaaattaaaaactaagcaagtaaataattccctaaagttttctattgtaaataaagtttttcaaaatttcatcatcatttaatttttttattaaaaaaaaaaatcaaaagtgtagggagttcccagtgtcagcattatttttcataaagtggaaatttaaataaaacggtaaatgaaaagttccctgtatctcacttagcgacaaatgcatgcatttgagattttcgtcagggttcgtaaaaagtTCCAAAAGATTTCTGCAGACAGTGAAAATTGTGTGAACATCTTTGAAATGTCTTTACGACATTACAATTATCTGAGACCATCTTAccaatcctgatgaaaaccttacatttgctacgttcgcaagcattcaccgctcagctttatcggccttcggATTCACAAAAAGGCCGGTGCCGATATTCGGCATtaatcggtctatctctatttACATTAAACAGCTAATGCATGTACtgaattttctattttaaatgccaacattatatgttatatatgttgTTATCTTTTCCTTTGGCACCAAGCCGtacagaaagacagaaaaataatagtatttatttatttcgtttttgaAGTGGAACACATGAGCATATATCTACCGAACCCTAAACATACCTCCAATGACCTCCACAAATTCCGAGCCAGCCATTGCCAGGAATGGGACTTGTGCCTCCGTGGCAACAGCCTTCGCCAGTAGCGTTTTTCCACAGCCTGGCGGTCCGAGCAGCAACGCCCCCTTTGGTACCTTGGCTCCCAGCAGGAGGTATCGATCAGGATTCTGAATAAAAGAGAACGCCAAGACAATGTTGTGACTTTCAGTTTCATCTGCCAGgtaatgtctaaaaaaaaaaataataatcacaaatcTCACCTTGAGGTAGTCAACAAATTCTTTCACTTCGATCTTTGCCTCGTGCATGCCCGCAACGTCTTTAAAGCTCACACCTTTCCCGGACTTCCCATCCACGATGGTGAATTTGGCCATCTTGAGCTGATTCTGTCCAGCAAGTTGCGTGTAAACGTCTCATTTTGATGACATGATTTGAACAAAGAGTACCGCAAGCAAACTATCAGGTTTGACTTACAAACGCACTGAAGGCGCCTTCTCTGCCACCCATGCCTGCCAGACGGAAAATGTACCAGAGAATAGCCACGCCGATTGCCGCCATGCCGAGAGCATACAATGCACTGCAATAAAGCATCATATTAGCATcatataaacttaaaaaaaaaaagtaaaaaaaaagacgaggCTCTTACTTTCCAAAGAATCCAGTGCGTTTGTAGGAGACAGGAATCCGGTCCTTTGTGTTAATATTCAGCTCCTCCTCAGCAGCCCTCAGCTTCTCCTCGAATTTGTCTATGTTGGCGACTTGCATCCGATACATGAGCGCAAGCCTCTTACCAAAGAAAgatgacatttgaaaaaaattagcaatataaactacaaaaaaagtatttgctttGCTATTTGTTCATATGGAAGAGCGGACAACATACAGGCCTGCCAAAGATGACTGCCCCCGGGTGAAGGTAGATTTCCACAATGTCACTTTCAGGAACCACCTGGACACGTGAAACCTCGCCCTTCGCCAACATCTCATTGACAAAGTCATTCCAGGAGATGTTGCCACCGCTGGTGTTTATAGAGTTGAGTAGGCTCATGATAAGCGCGATTATGAAGAGGGTCCGCAGGCGCTCTCGGTACATCTGGTCTTCCTGCTCGCGCCGTTTCTTTTCCTCTGAAAAGGACAATTGTGGCGATAATGGACTGCTATGtgaatgaagaggaaaaatgagACTGTTTGTATTCCAGCACAGTCTTACCTTCATCTTCCTCTGGGCTTTTTCCTTTCGGTTCATCGTTTTTATCTTTTGTTTGTCTGGAACGGGATGTACTGAAGAAGTTTGTTGTGCCTGGAATGAAATTGTACATTTTCGATTAAATGTTGCTGGATTGGAAAATAATGCATAAATTAAtgtagggtttaaaataagaaTAAGATTACCTAATAAATTGATTAAACCCACTGGATTTGTAAACAGGTTGTTCCGGACTAAATCTCTGCTGATTCCAGCCAGCGCGGGGCTCAATGGTTTGTAGAGAATACTCTGGAACATAAATATTCAGATGGTGTGAAAACATCTGATCTTGAATGtagaaatttgtcatttttaagacaCCCGGTAACAGTCTTGAGTAATGGATGGCGTATTTACACAACTGCCAGATTTTCCGAAATGGGGCAGTACTACTAACCCGTGTGTTATGGAAGTAGAGAGAGCTACtgtaattgattattttttatgtccCTTGTTTTAAATAATACGTTGTAATCACCTCATTATCACTGTTctttaaaaagcccaaaaactAAAAGGCTCATGAGGCACATTTAAAGCCAgcaatttgtttaaaaacaaacaaagcaacctAATGCTAAAATGTACTGTTGCAATAATCTAAAATACACTGTATCGTCTGCAACTACTTTAGATGTGCAAGTTTATATTTCTACATATTGCACTTGTACAGCACGTAAACAGTTTGTACTATATCCCTGCAAGCAAGGTGAAGCAAAACGTTGTACACGTTTTTATGTTATCACAAACAACAAACGGACTCAACCGAACGTTTCTTACCTGGATTAGTTTTCGAGGCTGTCCAGTTAGAGTCCTCTCAGACATTGCACAAAGCATCTTTCTTAttaagagcacattgttgacattTCCGCTGGTCGTCGCCCTGTTGGATAATTTGTGACAGTTTAGCCTTGACCACGTCCACGCTAAGCCTCTTGTATATTTCGTACAAAGGCGAACACGATGCTGCAACAACAACGACGCGGCCATAACTTCAATCAGAACAAAATTGTTTCAACTAGCGAAATGCATTGCTGATGTTTTCATTCAGATTCACCCTCTTATTTCCTAAAATCGCTCTTAGCTAGCTTGCGAGTTGCAATGTTATTCAACCCAGTGACGCACTTCCGGGAAATATagcgccttaaaaaaaaacactaaattaattttttattttgccaataCATTTCTGTTGATAAAATTATTCTTAGCGTGTGCTTTTGGACTTTGATTTTGCACTCATGTTGAATTCAACcttattaatataaaaatctTGAGTTCAAGAGTAATTTAACTGCGCATATATTTACGCAGCCTATccgtataaaaaaatatatacgtatCTTTATAGCTAATTAGGTAATTAACCTTGTAGCCTTGTTAACTGGTGTGACTTCTcatgtaaaacaacaaaataaaataaaaaaacaaaacaaatttaaaacaaaacaaaacaagaaagcaaTGCTCTCCTTCCAACCAGTACACCTGCATATATTGTTGAAAATTTAATTCTCAGTTTTCAATGacacagatataaaattgtcaGCATGTTTGCGTTGTGTTGACACAATTTAGGTGACACCGCGcagtactgtactttatttGAGTAATCCAGCAGGGTGCGCTATTGGTCAAATTACACTTGTCTGACGTTTGTCTTTTTAACGACACATGGACCTAAACTACAGCgggtaattaaaaaatttaacaaataaaaaataataataataataacacactcgtttagtttaaaatttgaaaatatttggttAAGTCAAAATACAGATAGATGATCGAAAACTATCGTATGAAATGAGGTCATTGATATAGTCAGGAGTGACATACATAACGACCAATGAGAGCACAGCACTTTTAGCACCAATTGGAAAGCTTGTTCTATTCACGCTCGACTCTTGTCTACTGAGGGGTGCGTTCGGTTTATATACCAGTCTTTGCCGATATGGTTTCAACGACTCTGTCTTCTGTTGACCACAACATGTTTGAATATTTGCGATGCATCAATAATAGACCCGTTAGGGAAAACTAACTTTAATTCATGCACATTGCATTGGGTCTGAGTGTAGTTTAACTGAAGGTCAGCCCTGCTTGCCCCTGGAGGGTTCATAAATTAGCGTGTTTTCTAATTATCTGCCATGAATTATGTCCTTCTATTTAACCATGGATAGAAACTAAATCTGTAAATAATGCACGtccttgtaaaaataataataatataacaatgTCCCTGTATTtagatgttattattattattattattatttacctttatttaaaattagaacgcattcatatttattttaataacgcTACTGGTAACACACGAAGCAACAATTTAAGAAGTACATACGATTTCAAGATATATGACATCGAACGCACCAATGTCTGCACTCCATTTGCTTTGATTGGTACTTCGCTTGTAACAGTAGCGCGGGCTCTGGTGTGAAACTCCAAGCCTGGTCGGCCATGTTGGGGCATTCCTTGTACATTGAGAAAAGGGAAGGGATCCGTTCTAGATCCAAAATGGAGGCAGTTTCATCGTGCGCGGTGACAATTCGACCAATCACAATGCGGCTTTCATTCCCCCCAAGCGTTTCCGTCCTGCACCTCGAAGTCGAAGGCCGCTTGAAAAACGCTCGAATGGGTTCGCTGATGACTTTAACGAAACATTCGGTGCTATTTTGATGGGTTTCCTTCACCCAATCAAATCTGCCGTTACACAAGTGGACTGATGAAGATTTGCACTCGGAGGTGAAGAAGAATTAGCTGCGCTGCAACCGTGTTCTTGTGGATATTGGAGCCGTCTTTTTCCTCTGTCGTCTTCTTGTTGGTGTGTATGGTTTTAACAAGCTAGCGCTAGCCTCGTTTCTGGTGGGCTGCTTTTAGCTGCCATGGTCCTCGCAAGTCTATGCGGATGTCTCCCGGACTGTTTGTGCTAAAACGAACTCAACAAATGGGAACATCTAGCATTGGCTGAATACACCgtggcattaaaaaaaggtTCCGTTCACACTTTGAGGAAATACCAAAT
This portion of the Vanacampus margaritifer isolate UIUO_Vmar chromosome 4, RoL_Vmar_1.0, whole genome shotgun sequence genome encodes:
- the spg7 gene encoding mitochondrial inner membrane m-AAA protease component paraplegin, translated to MAASLLLQHRVRLCTKYTRGLAWTWSRLNCHKLSNRATTSGNVNNVLLIRKMLCAMSERTLTGQPRKLIQSILYKPLSPALAGISRDLVRNNLFTNPVGLINLLGTTNFFSTSRSRQTKDKNDEPKGKSPEEDEEEKKRREQEDQMYRERLRTLFIIALIMSLLNSINTSGGNISWNDFVNEMLAKGEVSRVQVVPESDIVEIYLHPGAVIFGRPRLALMYRMQVANIDKFEEKLRAAEEELNINTKDRIPVSYKRTGFFGNALYALGMAAIGVAILWYIFRLAGMGGREGAFSAFNQLKMAKFTIVDGKSGKGVSFKDVAGMHEAKIEVKEFVDYLKNPDRYLLLGAKVPKGALLLGPPGCGKTLLAKAVATEAQVPFLAMAGSEFVEVIGGLGAARVRSLFKEARGRAPCIVYIDEIDAVGKKRSTNMSGFSNTEEEQTLNQLLVEMDGMGTTDHVIVLASTNRADILDNALMRPGRLDRHIFIDFPTLQERMEIFEQHLKILKLTQPTTFYSLRLAELTPGFSGADIANICNEAALHAAREGHKSIHTFNFEYAVERVIAGSVKKSKILSKEEQRVVAFHESGHALVGWLLEHTEAVMKVSIAPRTNSALGFAQILPRDQYLFTEEQLFERMCMALGGRAAEAVVFNKVTTGAQNDLRKVTRVAYSMVKQYGMCHSVGQVSFPETEEKGAIGRRPFSQGLQQQMDHEAKLLIARAYRHTEKLLIDNRDKLTLLANALLEREVVNYDDIEALLGPPPHGPKKMIVPQSWVEAQRDKQDTGEDEPQPPSRRRGEDDVNPEMV